The window AGTATTTTTTAGTTGAAGGAATGAACAAGTCCTCTATAAGACTATGCTAGCATATGCTATATACCAGGTTGGTATCATCGAGActaagtgttattttggaagGAATTCCACATTATATCCTGTCAGTATATGATATAGACCATATAAGTATCATAGAGAACTGGGTGTATTTCTAGAAGGAATGAACCAGGCCTCTATGATACCCTGTCAGTGTATGATAATATAACATGTGAGTATCATAGTATGCTACAACAATACACTTCAACTGCTACTAATATACTATTTTTCGTATACTATATGCTAAAGTAAGTTATTTTCTGATAATTagtataataaaaattaaattaaataaaatgatgtactatatcagttatttttttttattgatgtagtaaaaaaatgagagagaaaagaacaaaaataaaggaGGCAAAAGATGTGTAGAAATAGATTATgagaaaaaataggaaataataatttaaaaataatattagaaaaggagaaaagaaaaaagtgcaatgaaaaaagagaagaaaaatcacgTATTATGTATAAGTTGTTATAATAATTGatttagagaaaaaaaaaatgagataaaagaCATAAGGTATATTATATCAGTTATATTAAAAAATAGTGAATGAATATTTACTATATTagttatcttttattattgtatAAAATAAAGATGAATAAAGAAAGGGAACCAAAAAATTGAATGTGATTAGATTATGTAGggaaaaaaagaattaaataaaattagaaaagggacaagaaatagagaaaaatgaacaaagggaaagaaacaaaataaaaataaaggagCCAAAATTGAGTATGGAATCAAATTAtggttaaaaaaaagaaaataaaaaataatatgatTGAAAAAACATAATAGAAAGGGAGATAGAgcaaaaaataactaaaaaaagaGAGTCAACTACCCATAAAAGCTACAATTGGTAGGAAAGATAGTTAATTTGATAGGTACAAAAGTAAATGAGTAGGTAAGGGTAATTAGTTTGATTTTTATGGGTAAAGCTCCCAAACTCCCTAAAAAAAGAGGTGCATTTTGGGCCAAGACCAAGTGGGCATTTAAGTGAAAATAGCACGCACTAGCCAGTTTTCAGACCGGTAGTTGAAAAATGCTAGCGTttacaaagtcattaaaaaatagccattattttactGAAACATAGAAAGTtgcagcataatatgctagattaTAGAGCTCTTGCGTATAAACTTcaagcatattatgttggaattccagcacacgaaaaatttcagcataatatgGTGGATTATAGAGCTCTTTTGTATAAACTTCGAGCATATTATtttggaactccaacataatataaaaTTCCAGCATATTTATGCTgaaatctcatatgtaaaaaatttgaactccaacatattatgctggaattttttcGGATTTGTAAGGGTGtttttattcaaattttattttttacataaaaaaatgattaaatttcgattacttttgaaattttgacTATTTCTCAATTACcaattgtaaatctggctattctATTTTTTCCCGGCATTTGGACCACTAGTTACTTAGACCATGGACCTGTAATTTGGGTCAAGACCAAGTGGGCGCTAAGACTAGTAGTTGTTTAGACCATGGGCCTGTGGATAGTTGGTTAACTGCAAGAGCAAATCTCATTGGTAGCCCGTCGGTAAAAACAATTATCATTCGTTAGCCATGAATTAAGTCATACAATTTATAGCCCCAAATAAATTATAATGGCTAGCCTAAATTTGCTCAAATACGGTAGATTTTATTGTCATCGAGGCGTTCCAATCTTCCACCAATCATATGCAAAATCAGTTGTCATCGGAAAGTGAGTTTTTGGCGTGTTTTGATTTGGTTTTTTGTTTGTTTAGGTTTTTGTTATTGCCGTCGCTGAGTGTCCATGGGTATGGTGTAACAGAGCAGAAGAATATGTTGGGGTTTGGTTTGGGTTTTTTGGTGGTTTTGTGAGATGGGGTTTTTCAGTGGAGTTGAGCAGAGAAATGAAGATTGTAAAGCTTCCATTTAGTAATTTGGAAGTATTTGAGAGAGTTAGAGAAGTAGACGATAGAGCGCAGGCTGTTCAGTGGAAATAAGATAACATAGATAATGGCGACTCAACTCAAATTAGCTTCAAAGAATCTGGAGATGAATGAGTGTGTGTTTGTATATggagatgaaaaagaaaaacCTGGATATCATTGAATATTCATTATGCATAACCttgaaatatatacaaaaatagtctgttatacaaaaaatatattaaatagactgtcactatacaaaatatatacaaaatagactgtcactatacaaaaatatactaaatagactgtcactatacaatttatatacaatagactgtcactatacaaaattatatacaaaatagactgtcactatacaaaatatatactaaatagactgtcactatacaaaaaatatataaaatagattgtcactatacagAATGGACTgttactatataaaaaatatacatattagacatttcgggctattagatgtaatatgtttgggccggAGGGCCATTTTGTGTCAATGGACAAAaacatgggctattaaaattttgatggGCTATATAGGTTAGTTTTCTCTGACTGGAATGGTCAAGGGTTGGGTTTTGCTATTTGGTGAGCAATTTATGTAAAATACCcatcgagcttaaaataattatcCTTCTCCAcctatttaaaaattatttaagatATATACCTATTCAGTTAAAACTAATTACCTAACTTAGCTTAGCTTGATTTGGCTTGGCTTGGCTCGGCTCGATTCGGCTTGGCTCGGCTCGACTCGACTTGGCTTTACTTGTTTCGGCTTGGCTTGGCTTCGCTTGGTTCGGCTTGAAACAAAAAAGGAGAGTGAAGTGTAATACATTATTGATTTGTGTGATTTACATTTTATGCGTGAATTTTAATTTTGGAGTTATgtcataaataataatacatatatactataagatgaatatatacatgagtTTCTTTTGCATATATTGTAATACCAAATCAGAAGGCTCAATTTTAGTATTACCAATAAATATGTATTCATTTCATATTGCACCCAAGgatgtggcctagtggtcaatgaagtgggtgagaACCATGAGGTTTCAGGATCAAATCTCAGTAGATGCAATTACtaagtgatttcttcccatctatccaaccctgttgctggtgggaggtgTCAGGTATCCTGTGGAATTAGTCGAAGTGCGCGCAAGCTAGCCCGGACACCAcagttgtaaaaaaaaaaaattcattccaCATTTAATATCGTATAAATAGTGCATAAATTTCTAAATAAGCTATGCATATTTTAGTTATACAGAAGTTTACACTATAAACTAAATATTATAATATTAGTTAGTTACCAATAATTTTATATCGAGAACCAAACATTAACGTATAGCCATATACTTGAAATTAATTTTCTTACATGCCAAATTAATTGGTGAAAATAGCATGTGTTAGTTATTTTTCGGACCGATAACTGAAAAATAATCAGCacttgcaaagtcattgaaaaataattacTATTTTATGCGGAGATAAAATCTAGACAAAAATATCTAGCTGAAATAcgaaaagtttcagcataatatgctgaattaTAGAGCTATtacgtataaacttccagcatattttGTTGGAACTTTAGCACATTGTGAAATTCCAACGCATTATGATGGAATTTTTTCGGTTTTTTTAagggtattttttttaaaattttaattttacatgaaaaaattactaaattttgattacttttgacaTTGCGTATAATTTTTGATTAGTAGTTATAAATCAGTTTTTTTTTGATTAGTAGTTATAAATCaggttattttgttttttttttaaataaagtttACAGAGAAAATTGACAACTAAACTCAAAAGTAGAGGCCAAACTACCAATACTCCTTATTTACCCATCCAAAAACAAGCCGCCGTTTTGCTCCTCTCTAAAACCTTCCCTTAGCgacgccacaagctccaccacagAGACCCTGAGCACTACACACTTCCAATGGGGCGAAAGCGAAGCAATAACGAAGATGGGGAGAGGGAAAACGAAGAAGAAAAACCCGTAAAAAAGATGAAAGAGAATAATGAGGGCAGAGAAAGCATGCGTCCTTCAATGATTAAAAACAAGGAGAAAAGATCAGCTGTTCATGCTAAGCTCAAGCATCAGAAGAAGCTTGATAAGCGTAAGAAAGCTAAAGCTCGGGAAGCTGCTGAGAAAAAAGCTCTTGAGCTAGGCGAGGAGGTAAGAAGCTGCTCAAAGTTACAATTTTTACTGTTTTTGGGTTTAGGGTTTTGGTGTTTTTACTGTTGAATGCATGAATGAACATTTTGGGGTTGTTTATTCATGCTAATTGATTAATGGGTCGATGTTATTTTTGTGACTAGGCCGTATAAATTTCGAAAATATTTGCCCTTTAGGGTTTAGTGTTTTGACTCTTGATTGTGGGGTTGAACATTTCGGCTTGTTTCTTGATGATAATTAGTTAATAGGTATATGAAATTTCTGTGATCTGACTGCCTAAATTCCAATATCCGGTTCTTagggttatttttttttttttgggttaatTTTGATTTTCCGTTCAAGCATTCTGGGTTTATTTCTTAATGGTAATTAATTAATTGGTAGATGATATTTTTCTGAACAAGCTGCCTAAATTTCCAATTTCTTAGATTTTTTTTTGGGATTCTGGATAGTCCGGTTAAGCATATTGGGTTTGTTTTTTACCCGAACTAAATAATGGGTTGATGTAATTTTCGTGAACAGCCTCCACCGAAGATGGTACCTCGTACGATTGAGAATACAAGGGAGTTTGATGAGACTATCTGTAGACCTGATGATGAAGAGGTTTGCCCTTATGCTTGTTTGATTTTGCAAATTAACCAGGGCAAAAGATGTAGTTATGCATTCGAAGTTTTCCCATTAAAGATTTGGTGTTTTCTGTGATTTGGTTTGAAGCTATTTGCTGGCAATGATGTTGATGAATTTAGTGCAATTCTGAGGAAGGAGCGTGATCCGAAAATATTGATTACTACATCCCGTTACAATTCTACAGTAAGCCTGTATTTTGTGTTTCCCTATTGCTTTTATAGTTGATTTGGTTTTGAACTTAATTCAACACATAATTGGCCATTCCATTTTGCAGAGAGGACCAGCATTTGTTTCTGATCTTATTTCTGTGATTCcaaatgctcattactacaaacgAGGGACGTATGACTTGAAAAAGGTTCTTACTTgcgtttttccttttctctttccgTTTTTTATCTTGCTTGGTGGTATTGTCATATTGACACCCCTTATACTATTCAAAGCAAAGAAGTTGTTTCACTGTACTAGTTTAAAATTTTCATTGCTTCTCTAACTTATTGCAGATTGTCCAATATGCAAATGAGAAGGAGTTTTCATCTATTGTTGTAGTCCACACTAATCGCCGTGAACCAGGTTTGATTCCTTTAAGAATAGCTATAGATTGTACTTCTGCCTTTGTCAGTCTGGATTGCCAGCTTGTGATCTATACCAGCAATCTGATccatttttttatattctttcttTAGATGCTCTTCTCATTATTGGCTTACCTGATGGACCTACTGCTCATTTCAAGCTTTCAAAGCTCATGCTACGGAAGGATATCAAGGTTTGGTAGTTCTCCTTCTAAACAGATCCTTTCCCCCCCACCTTCCCTAAAAATGGAGGAAAAGAGTAGGAATGTTGGGTCGCTAACAAACTTATACTTTGATGTAAATGCTGCTGGTATAGTTGTACTTTGCGCTACAGGTTACAATTTTATTAGATTCATACAACAGAATCGGACAAGCGTGAGCTGGCCTTGACGATACTAGTCCATAATTTATATTTTGGCGTCAACTGAGTTGTATGAGTTAAATCAAGATATGGAGTTATCTGGCCTCTTAGAAATCACTTAACATTTTCAAACAGACAATGCTGTGTCTGATTTTCATGTGGATTTTTAGTCCTCCAACCACCTCCATGAATCCGTATTTCTCCGTGGTTACTCCTTCCATAGTTCGTCTGTCTTTCTCTGTCATAAATCTGCACATCCACTTACAAGCTTTTTCTTATGCACTCAGATCTTTCATGCCGAGCCCTCCCCTTCTCTTAGAGGAATTATTTAGGACTTGCTCTCTTTATCAAAAGTGGTACTAGGTTATTTCGGATTTCTGCTAGAAGGATCCCACATGAGAATGTGAAAGTAGGGTGCATTCTTTTCTGTTTCTTGGCATTGAGGTTTCTTTTCTTAGTTTGTAGCAACATCTAGGTCATTCATTGTTTGTATACGTATAGTAACATCCCTTCTATTTTTTCTTGGGGATGAGGCATAATTTTTTGTAAGTGAACTGTCACTAAGAAAGTCCTTTTCTCAcaatgattctagtgctgagattTGTGTGAATCTAAATATAACTTAGAAATGTTGCAAGTGAGTAATGTTGAATTAGTCAATGAATGTGGTTAATTTGAAGCAGGATGTATAGCTAGTAGGTGTACGACTAACCACTCCTATATTGCTTGCAGAATCATGGAAAGCCAACTAGTCACAAGCCTGAGCTGGTTTTGACCAATTTCACAACGCGTTTGGGGCATCGAGTTGGGAGGTAGAGTTTCTATGATTTTCCAGGATTATTTATAATCCTCATATTTGTTTTCAGAGACGGAGTATCAAGATATTTCAAACATTGATATAGTTTTGACAGATTTTACTGGTGAATAGATAGAAATAAGATGAAAATACTCTGAGAAACTTTAGGTATATGCGATTACCTAGGCTAATGTATGTGTCTGTTGATTTTGTTCATTTAGGATGATACAGTCACTTTTCCCACAAGACCCTGAATTTCGTGGCCGTCGAGTTGTGACCTTTCACAACCAACGTGATTTTATATTCTTTCGCCATCACCGGTATGTCCTCATTACTCTTGTGTGATACTGTGATATGCTTCAGTTTCTAAATTTGAACAGTAAGACTCGTGCTAACATGTTTTGCCAATAACCTTATTCCCTTTTGCGAAGCTACATTTTTGAAACCAAAGAGGGCAAACAGACAGAATCAAAAGGTAAGAAAAGCAAGGATGCGAAGAACCCACAGGAAAGGACAATTGCCCGTCTGCAGGTTGGTGGTTCTGATTCTACTGCATTGGTTTTAGGAATTCAATGTTATTTTAAATACCTTAGGACTCTTTCCAACCTTGAATGGAGGCTGGTCACATCTGATGGGTCCGTTCTAGATAAAGGATGACAAATCTTTGATGTTGGATTGGAAAGGAACAAGTATCTTTTCTTGTAATACTCTCATGGATTTCTGCTGTagtcagtgttgtcaaaggcgaaaGGCTCTAAAAGGCGCTCTAGGTCTATTGAGGCTTTAAGCTTAAAGCGCAACTAAAGTGCAGGCTTTAGTAAAAAAGACGCAgtgaaggaaaaaataaaaaatatacatgtaatttaagaaaaaagaaacaaattcaTTCCTAATGTCTTCCTCAACAACTAATACACTTAGTTGCCAATTATATATGTTTTTTAGTACCACTCAACTCAAGATAGAACTCATGGGCAATGAGGCCCACGCCTCAGGGCCTTGCCTATACTGAAGCGCATCTTAAGCAAGGCGATGCACCCTCCCTGAGCTTTTTTGAGCTTTAGGGCTTAAGTGTGCCTTAAatgagcctttgacaacactgggCCTGTAGTTAAACAAGCCTAGGTAGAGTTGGTCTTTCTGGAAACTGAGAGAAATTCTTGCTctaaaggaaagaacttaatGGAGGGGAAACCAACAGAGCTGTTGTTTAATATCTCTAAGAAGAATTTTGCATTGACATAAAATTGTTAAGTTGCTGCAGGAGTAGTTACGTTCATAGTTTGTACAGCTAACGACCTATATGTAGCCACTTCAAGCCTAAATCAGACAAGGATTTCTAGTCGCTGTCCTAATGAATGAAAGAGATTCAATCATGTTATATCCAATTAACTAAGAATATTGATTGAACAAAGGAATCCGTGAAACAACTTTGCAATTAGCTAAAAATGGAGTCCCAAGTTTAAATCTTGTCCTTTTCCTTTCCTTTGGGCCTGAGGGGAGGGTGTGAACTGATATCATCTCTTATTTGGTCTTTGTTTTGTCCTTCTATCTGTCAGAGCTAGGCGGTAACATTTTGGATGGACATAGGTTTTCACCTGCTTTTACTTTTTCTTGTATACCAGCTTCCAGCAATGGACATATAGCCTGACGTTGATTTGGCGATTTACGATTTACAGGAATGTGGTCCTCGATTTACTCTCAAGTTAATAAGTCTCCAGCATGGTACTTTTGATACTCAGGGTGGGGAATATGAATGGGTTCACAAGGTAATCCATGTCGAAGAAATCACTGCAGTTTATATAAACTTTTAAACTGGTGCTTGTGCTTTTCGGTACTTGTAATGAATTCTGATACTTTGTTGTTCACAATAAATTCTCTAATCCAAGCTTGTTTTATATCAGCCGGAGATGGATACAAGTCGACGGAGATTTTTCTTGTGACATGCTTGGGAATTTTTTGTTGGAATTTCAAGGTTTGTGGATCCGTACCATGCAAAAGAAGAATATCGACTCTCTGAGGAAGAAGTTCACTATGAAAATTTTGCtcttttatttagtattttctttGGGTGGGGGAGCTTTTATGGACTATCTCCTACTGTAATTTGTTAATTAGAAAGGTTAGGTTTTAGTCTTTGTTTTCACAATTACGTAAGTTGTATGTGACCTTGAGCGTCACAATGGTTAATTTTAAGGGTGCTGATATGAAGGTTTATTCCTTGTGAAGAAAAGTCATCTCAGTGATACTTTTTGAGTTAGTTTAAAGTTAATGATGTAATTCTGAACGAgcattatataatatattttggTAGAGGTTCATCAAATGAAATATGCAAAGTAGTACTATGATAATAATTTTTAAGAGAATTTGGAAACAAATATGTACTGTTAAACTTACTCGAATTCCCTAGTCTCCCCTTTCATACTAATTATTTCCTCTTTGGGAAATAACAAATGGGAAGCTAAATACCAACCAACAAAAGTAGTAACTGAGAATTACTTACCAAAAAATTTGAGAATTACATATTAGACAACCCTCGGGTAGCATATTTCTTAGATAGAATAATCGTATAAATGGAAATGCATAACGTCTTTATATTGAGACATAAGTCCTACAAAATAGTTCATGCCTTTTAGCACCTCTCTTGGAAATGCAAACTATAATAATCACTTCAATACATCATTTGGTCCCTATTTTATTCTCTGAATGTGACCTGCATATATTGCTCCTACATTACCTTTTAACATTACAAGTTAAAGAACTTTTGACCTGAGTAAATAACCCTGACAACAGGTACAACCTTTCCAATAGATGCGAATTGAAGAAGCCTCTGCTAACAATTTTTGCTCATGCTTCAGTAGTAAGACTCTTACTGGTGGCCAATAGGCTTTTTTCTACGAGCACCTAACAAGAGAAAAACCAAAACACATCATAAAAGGAGAACGGTTTCGTGATATCACATACATACAAGATTACCTGACTAAGGTAGTAACTAGTGCTAGGGGAGCCAGAGATATTAGAAACATTGAAACATTAAGGGAAGGGAAACAAGAGAAGAATACATGAAGAAGAAAGTTAGCACTTTTGAGATGATTATACACTATAACCGAGCTCTGTGATTTGAAATCTCTTCACACTTAACATATCTTTTCTACCATCCAACACAcgtaaggggttgtttggttaaCATAAAATTTTGGTCATACAAGAAAAATAAGTGCCGCATAACTTAATGCAGCAGCTCATTGGCCTTACTGAAATCCGCCATTGTTATACACACATAAGTTATGCGGAATTCTATATATATTTTCTGCGTGATAGATGTGGAATAAGAATACATGTATTAGCAATCTAAGCTGCTCGGACACGGGTGTGGGCCCGACACGGGTGcagatctagaggtcggatccttcgagatgtaaattctaagattcgggaatatggatcctagtacggatacggATGGGGGATCCAgttaaaaacaatttaaaaataataatataaaaatatctctaaattatgagaaattttgtggaatacttagcttgtaaagtgtgaatttctttattctcaagttgtagataagtaaagtATTGATTTCCTAGATAATGTATGCTATTTTCTTTAGATTTACCCTAGTTTTAGTtctgatttcgggaatcaaattgtatctcgtctcgaaTTTTTCTGTCTGATGTGGTCAAAGTATCCAAAATTATTTAACCagatcccatacccacacccatactagtgtcgtgtcaCGGGTACGGCACCTAAACTGCCATGTCGAAGCAACTTAGTTAGCAATACATGCAAAAGAGTAACTGAAGTCCAAAAAGCCTTGCTCCACATAGCAATCCCTGTATTATTCTTCACCCGGTAACAATCGCTATACTACTATCCACCGCATAAGCAATTTCTGCATTATAAACCCTGCATAACTAGTTCGCAAACTAAACAACCCCTAAACGTATTAAGACGTTTAGATACTTCGGCTCATACACAGCGTAGAAGCTTAATAGTCCTCATGATGAAAGAATGGAAAAGCTTAATCACTTGACTTTGAGGAACTAAAGCTGGGCTTGCTTATAATTTTCTAGCATATAAACAAATCATGTTTGCAAATTAGGGACCTCGGTGTTCTCCAATGGCGTACTCAACTTTTTGGGTTAATGTCAGTATATCTAACAGTTTCTATATTTTGAACTCATTTTGAAAAACGTTAAAATCCAATAAGGATTTCTATGTATTTCAGATAGATAAAGTAGATAATAGGCAACATAAGAGCAACTCATTCTAAAACAAAAAGCTTTTCCAAGGAAAGCTGAATACACCATTCATGCAGATGCAGATACACCATTCACTGTGGTAACATCTCTATGTATCAGTTCGGAAAATGAAATACAGATATGATGAAGAGCATATGCAGATACTTAGTTACTTTCATTGTTATATACACAGCCAGTCTTAATAGTGATGTACAGATGGTGGTAGGCGCATATTCAATGTTTATTGAACTCAATTTCTTTACACCATGCAACATACTAAAAAATCTAAAGCTCAGTGTGAAGTTTGTATGTAGTTGATGAAAGAACAATAGATAATCAGCAACACATCAGCACACTCCCACTGAACACCAACACCAAACAATTTCACATGCATGAATCCAACTAAATTAACTGAAAAGTACCATTGGAAATTATAATATAACTTGGGACAGCCCAAAGCCTGAGAGAAGAAGTTACCCTCTCAGAACCTTACCAGCAGAGCTCTTGCTCCAAAGCACCTGACTATCGATGGTAGTAAGATGTTCATCATCAAGTCGCTTCCATGTTTTAATAGATTTGACAGCTCCCCACCCTCCTTTCCCTGTTTTCTCCAAAGATACTGCTACCACCCTTGCCCTCCTTGACCACCCAGCCTTCCCGTAAGCGTGATATCCAAAGCCTCCAGCATAGCAAAGATTTATGTCCATCAACTTTCCACAAAAATCATTTATGTGGTCATGGCCTGTGAATACGGCCTTTACATCACCAGCTTCCACCATAGTGGTGAAGAAGCCTGAATTTATTGAAGCAGAGCTTATGCCTTCTTGTCTAACCCCTGTGAAGTTTGATGAGTCAAAGCTTGCATATTCAGGCAGCGGAATATGAAAGTAGGCAAGGCCTGGAGCAGGAGCCTTCTTAGCACTTGAATTGTACATGTAAGTTTTCTGCATTTGAAAGGTTACGTGAATTAGTTTAGCTGCTCACAAGTCTGAGCTACAGTGCCTAATAGTGATCAATATAACAGCACAGAACTAAAGGCTTCAGACATTTTGGCAGCACAAGTTCTGGTACCTTAAGCTTCTTAGATGTGCGTTGAAACCAAAGCTGTTGAGAAGGTTTAATCCAACCATAACCAGGGATCCTGGATGGGACAGTAGAGTAGTCTCCACTGTCAAGGAAATATAGATTGAGAACGGATTTATTAGCCAGCTCGGAACCCTCAGTCCCATGGACTTCCAAATTATAATTTCCAAAACCATCAATATCTGGAAATTCACGAGGATTCAGCTGAGATAAAGTATTTTTCATGCCAACAATATGTTTCATTACGCCTTCCCTCGAAAGTGTAGATTCTTGGTCATGATTTCCTAGTATAGCAGCCCATGGTATGTTTGAAGAAATTGCAGGAGCAAAGGCAGCATCCATGGATTTAGCAGCGTCCGTGGCATCATATCCGAAAATGTTGTCCCCTGCATCAGGTAAGTTTATATTTGGTTCAGTTAcctcttaggattggtattgaaacAACCAGCAAAAGATGACTTTTTAAGTCCTTAGATTTCAGCAAGAATTTGAAATGACTGTTGTAGAAAATGATTGTTCTATACATAAGGTAATGTTAGTGGCTCAATAAGTGATCTCAAACGTGAGATTTATTTAGGATTAAACTTATGTCCACTGTTTCAAAAAATTTTCTCTAAACTCTGTCATAGTCaaacaacatcacataaaattgTCCGATATAGAACAGATCAGGTTTACTTGTCCATAATTTAAGTCGGTTCACGTATGAATACAAAGCCAAATGTGTACAAACAacagaaatagagagagagagagagagagtgtgtgtgtgtgtgtattaccGGTGAAAACAATGAGATGAG is drawn from Nicotiana tabacum cultivar K326 chromosome 9, ASM71507v2, whole genome shotgun sequence and contains these coding sequences:
- the LOC107817240 gene encoding uncharacterized protein LOC107817240, yielding MGRKRSNNEDGERENEEEKPVKKMKENNEGRESMRPSMIKNKEKRSAVHAKLKHQKKLDKRKKAKAREAAEKKALELGEEPPPKMVPRTIENTREFDETICRPDDEELFAGNDVDEFSAILRKERDPKILITTSRYNSTRGPAFVSDLISVIPNAHYYKRGTYDLKKIVQYANEKEFSSIVVVHTNRREPDALLIIGLPDGPTAHFKLSKLMLRKDIKNHGKPTSHKPELVLTNFTTRLGHRVGRMIQSLFPQDPEFRGRRVVTFHNQRDFIFFRHHRYIFETKEGKQTESKGKKSKDAKNPQERTIARLQECGPRFTLKLISLQHGTFDTQGGEYEWVHKPEMDTSRRRFFL
- the LOC107817242 gene encoding putative inactive purple acid phosphatase 29, whose protein sequence is MEFFVKLFLVLIFLSSFQLLEASGENNPQQKLRFDSKNGEFRILQVADMHYGNGKSTLCEDVLPQQMSSCSDLNTTVFILRMIHAEKPHLIVFTGDNIFGYDATDAAKSMDAAFAPAISSNIPWAAILGNHDQESTLSREGVMKHIVGMKNTLSQLNPREFPDIDGFGNYNLEVHGTEGSELANKSVLNLYFLDSGDYSTVPSRIPGYGWIKPSQQLWFQRTSKKLKKTYMYNSSAKKAPAPGLAYFHIPLPEYASFDSSNFTGVRQEGISSASINSGFFTTMVEAGDVKAVFTGHDHINDFCGKLMDINLCYAGGFGYHAYGKAGWSRRARVVAVSLEKTGKGGWGAVKSIKTWKRLDDEHLTTIDSQVLWSKSSAGARRKKPIGHQ